The DNA region TCCGGCATACTGCCACAGAATGGGTACAAAAAGGGCATACAGCACCAGGGATGGCTCCGCCAGCCAGGCTGGCGGATTGGCAATCCCGATTGCTTCCAGAAAGGAGTTAAGCACACCATTGCTGGGATGATAAATCTTTAGCCATAACTGGGCAATGGCGACGGAGGACAACAGCATCGGAATCAGATATATTTTCCGAAAGAGGTTGGCTCCCTTAATTTTGCCTGACAGTACAAGTGCAATCATCAGATAACCGATCAGGCTCAGTGCAGAGAACAAGGCTAGCAGAAAGGTATGATAAGCACTCTGCCAGAATGCAGCGTCATGAAGCAATCTTGCATAGTTTTCGAAACCGATAAAGGTCATTGCGCCGATCCCGTCCCACTGCATCAATCCGTAATATCCGGTCAGCACGATCGGGATATAGATTAATACCAATAACAGCAGCAGTGCGGGAAGCACGTACAACGCAGCGACTAAACGGTTGGACATGACTTTATCCATCACAATATCCTCCCTATGAGCGTTGTACGGTTAGTTGCCTTTATCAATGGCTGCCTGATGATTCTTCACAAAATCCTCAGGAGTGACCGCTTTTCCGAACAGCGCCTGAATCATGTCCAGATGAACCTGGGCTGCCGTCGGTTTCATCTGCACGTCGGCGAATAATGTCAGGCTGCTGGCCTGATTCAACTCGTTCAACAGGTCCGTGTAGAGCTGCGGCAGTTGTACCTCGGCTGTGTCCACTTTGGTTGCCGGAATGACACCCGCTTCGGTTACAGAGCTTTCGCCCCATTTCTCCACAAAATATTGAACGAATTTCTGAGCCTCATCCTTCACCTTGGAGTTCTGTGCGACGAACAGGCCTACACCCGGACCGCCGACCCAACTGTTAATATCACTTTTGCCGCCATCCATCGTCGGGAATTTGAAAAATCCGATTTTATCCTTGAACTCCTGCGGCACATCCGGGTTGGTCGTATAGTTCGGCAATTCCCAGGTGCCCATCAGGTACATAGCTGCTTTTTCATTCATGAATTCCGATTTGCCTTCATCATTGGACAGGCCATTATAGCCTTTGTTAAAGGCGTTCATATCCACCAGCTTCTGTACTTCCGTTGCCGCCTGGATCAAGGCAGGATCATCAAACTTGCCTGTTCCATTGATGGCCTTCTCCAATGCATCACCGCCCAGACGATTGGCCAGATACATATACCAGAGGGAGCCGGTCCAACGGTCCTTATTACCGAGAGCGATGGGTACTACGCCATTGTCTGTCAGCGTTTTTATAACATTCAGAAATTCATCATATGTGGCCGGGGGTTGCAGATTATACTTGGCAAAAATGTCTTTGTTGTAATAGATCGGAGATATATTCAACTCAATGGGGAGCGCATAGGTTTTGCCGTCAACCGCATATGCTTCCGTCGTTCCGGCAATGAACTTCCCTTCCAGTGAACCACTCAGGAGGTCATCCACCGGGGCAAACAGATTGCCCTTCACATAAGGCTCCAGGAAACCGGCAGCCCAGGTGACGCCAACATCAGGGAGTTCATTGGAAGCGGACAGGATTTTCAGTTTGTTCTTATACTGTTCATTCTCCAGTACTTCCTGTTTGATGGTCACATTCGGATGATCGGTCTGATACTGTTTGATGATCTCATTGACCAGCTTATTCTGCTGTGCTGAGCTGCCCGCTGGCCAGAGATGCATAAACTTCAGAGTTACTTTTCCGTCAGAGCTACTACCGCTCGCTTCACCCTCTCCATCCGAACCTGAATTGCTGCATCCGGATAAAAACATTGCGAGGATAAGTGTCAAGGATAGCAGCATTGCTATTGGCTTTTTTCTCATATTCCCAACCCCCTGTAATGGTTATTCGGTTGATGTAACCGCTTTAATAAAATTGTAGCATG from Paenibacillus sp. JNUCC-31 includes:
- a CDS encoding extracellular solute-binding protein, encoding MRKKPIAMLLSLTLILAMFLSGCSNSGSDGEGEASGSSSDGKVTLKFMHLWPAGSSAQQNKLVNEIIKQYQTDHPNVTIKQEVLENEQYKNKLKILSASNELPDVGVTWAAGFLEPYVKGNLFAPVDDLLSGSLEGKFIAGTTEAYAVDGKTYALPIELNISPIYYNKDIFAKYNLQPPATYDEFLNVIKTLTDNGVVPIALGNKDRWTGSLWYMYLANRLGGDALEKAINGTGKFDDPALIQAATEVQKLVDMNAFNKGYNGLSNDEGKSEFMNEKAAMYLMGTWELPNYTTNPDVPQEFKDKIGFFKFPTMDGGKSDINSWVGGPGVGLFVAQNSKVKDEAQKFVQYFVEKWGESSVTEAGVIPATKVDTAEVQLPQLYTDLLNELNQASSLTLFADVQMKPTAAQVHLDMIQALFGKAVTPEDFVKNHQAAIDKGN
- a CDS encoding carbohydrate ABC transporter permease, which gives rise to MDKVMSNRLVAALYVLPALLLLLVLIYIPIVLTGYYGLMQWDGIGAMTFIGFENYARLLHDAAFWQSAYHTFLLALFSALSLIGYLMIALVLSGKIKGANLFRKIYLIPMLLSSVAIAQLWLKIYHPSNGVLNSFLEAIGIANPPAWLAEPSLVLYALFVPILWQYAGFYILIYYAALKNIPESLVEAARIDGASPWQIAFRIKLPLITEVIKVTIVLAVVGSLKYFDLIYVMTDGGPNGSSEVMASYMYHQAFRGFDFGYGSAVGFFLLVICLVVTWLLRKATASKDTIQYS